The Mercurialis annua linkage group LG2, ddMerAnnu1.2, whole genome shotgun sequence genome contains a region encoding:
- the LOC130014472 gene encoding probable xyloglucan endotransglucosylase/hydrolase protein 23, which yields MASSTPILLIVPLLLMVVASASNFYNDFDITWGDGRAQILNNGDLLTLNLDKASGSGFQSRNEFLFGKIDMQLKLVPGNSAGTVTAYYLSSKGSTWDEIDFEFLGNLSGDPYILHTNVFSQGKGNREQQFYLWFDPAADFHTYSILWNPQRIIFSVDGTPIREFKNMESNGVPFPKNQPMRIHSSLWNADDWATRGGLVKTDWTNAPFTASYRNFNANACVVSNGASSCGSNSSPSTSGGKAWLAEELDSTSQERLQWVKNNYMIYNYCTDTKRFPQGLPTECNSP from the exons ATGGCTTCTTCAACTCCAATACTACTTATTGTTCCTCTTCTCCTGATGGTTGTTGCTTCTGCTAGCAATTTCTATAACGATTTTGACATTACATGGGGTGACGGTCGTGCTCAGATACTCAACAACGGCGACCTTCTCACTCTCAATCTTGACAAGGCTTCTGGTTCTGGTTTTCAATCCAGAAATGAGTTTCTTTTCGGCAAGATCGACATGCAGCTCAAGCTTGTCCCCGGCAACTCCGCTGGAACCGTCACTGCCTATTAT TTATCATCGAAAGGGTCAACATGGGATGAGATAGACTTTGAGTTCTTGGGCAACTTGAGTGGCGATCCCTACATTCTCCACACTAACGTGTTTAGCCAAGGCAAAGGCAACAGAGAGCAACAATTCTACCTTTGGTTCGACCCAGCTGCTGATTTCCACACCTATTCCATTCTCTGGAATCCTCAACGCATCAT ATTCTCTGTGGATGGGACTCCTATCAGAGAGTTCAAGAACATGGAGAGCAACGGCGTGCCATTCCCAAAGAATCAGCCGATGAGAATTCACTCCAGTCTATGGAACGCTGATGACTGGGCTACCAGAGGCGGACTTGTGAAGACTGATTGGACTAATGCTCCCTTCACGGCTTCCTACAGAAACTTCAATGCAAATGCGTGTGTTGTCTCCAATGGCGCTTCTTCTTGTGGTTCAAATTCGTCACCTTCTACTTCCGGTGGCAAAGCATGGCTTGCAGAGGAACTTGATTCAACCAGTCAAGAGAGGCTCCAGTGGGTGAAAAACAACTACATGATCTATAATTACTGCACAGACACCAAACGATTTCCTCAAGGCTTGCCTACAGAATGCAATTCGCCCTGA